Proteins encoded in a region of the Cyanobacteria bacterium GSL.Bin1 genome:
- a CDS encoding acyltransferase domain-containing protein: MMSEASMQEELDGIAIIGMTGQFPGARTLDQFWENLANGVESITHFSEEQLEQAGVDSNLLNHPNYVKAKGILEEIDLFDASFFGYNPREAQTMDPQQRLFLEQAWTALEQAGYSSDHYDGRIGVYAGVGWNGYLLSNLASNEGFLDAESGYQTLMGNEKDFLATRVSYQLNLKGPSISVQSACSTSLVATNLACQSLLSYQSDIVLAGGVTINLPQTAGYFYQEGGILSPDGRCRAFDAKAQGTVIGNGVGIVVLKRLADAIADGDTIHAVIRGCAMNNDGSGKVGYTAPSVEGQAEAIAEAMALADIDPQTIDYIETHGTGTALGDPIEIKALTKAFSQKTQTEKFCAIGSVKTNVGHLDAAAGVASLIKTVLSLERGLIPPSLHFQEPNPEIDFANSPFYVNTDLTEWKTNGTPRRAGVSSLGIGGTNAHLVLEEAPRLPESSASRPWQLLVLSAKTDSALETASRNLAAHLRDHPELKLPDVAYTLAVGRRHFEHRRTVVCQDLETACQTLEAPPSNPITATESRRAITFLFPGQGAQHLNMGWELYQQEPIFRETFDYCAQFLQLHLGCDLRSLVYPPDSDTETATDKLTQTEIAQPALFSVEYAIAQLWMSWGIVPEAMIGHSIGEYVAACLAGVFSLEDALTLVANRGRLMQTLPGGAMLAIFLPEDDVRNLLDDDIALAASNGPSNCVVSGSDAAIQAFQEKLDSKGIDYRRLQTSHAFHSPMVEPILDTFASAVEKVRLHSPQQPLISNVTGTWMTETQATDPNYWVRQLRETVKFREGIAQLLDDSNRLFLEVGPGQTLAKLTSQQTSTTENRIFTSLPHPKASSSEQAHLLETLGQLWQTGTTVHWSQFYAQERRHRLPLPTYPFERERYWIDSQQSDHGSTSSVSNLTKKADAQDWFYYSSWQRTPSLTSGELLTNSPWLVFVGSERIGEKLLQRFQSENQQVIVVQAGEKFSQPKQDRYTIDPYCREDYATLMARLQEQGQVPRQIIHLWSLCSQSKTTESEHFNQSQYFGFYSLLFLAQALGKLELLDDILIATVSNGVQDVTGEESLHPEMATILAACQSIPQASPNLICRHIDITIPQPETVRENQLLDQLLAELTSEDAHEPRVAYRGLHRWVPTFEAVRPPNSDTELPLRQEGVYLITGAFGDISLMLAEYLAQQAQAKLILIEHPEVPERDEWGQQKIQSIQETSSDVLWLRVDVADEGQMQTAIEKGRMQFGHIHGVIHGAETNQESSFRPFQQTEVADCQWHFQPKVQGTLVLERVLKQETLDFCILQSSLASLLGGFVAHSAANIFLDAFACKHNQTHPICWTSINWEGWQFWEERQMAGPGSTAQWALRPQEGVEAFQQILSMPNASRIVVSSTDLQPRIEQPHQPQAPLEDTKQAPGHSRKHLSQAYVAPRNDIERAIAHIWEELLGIEAVGIHDNFFELGGHSLLAVQVVSRLREEFQVELPLRNLLFETPTIAELAGAIARQQLPAEDADEMSQLLEEVENLSPEEIENQLAQDND; this comes from the coding sequence ATGATGAGTGAGGCAAGCATGCAGGAAGAACTAGACGGAATTGCCATTATTGGCATGACTGGGCAGTTTCCCGGCGCCCGGACCCTAGACCAGTTTTGGGAGAATTTGGCGAATGGTGTGGAATCCATTACGCACTTTAGCGAGGAGCAACTGGAACAGGCTGGGGTGGATTCAAACCTACTGAATCATCCGAACTATGTCAAAGCCAAAGGCATCCTCGAAGAGATTGATTTATTCGATGCCAGCTTTTTTGGGTACAATCCTCGGGAAGCACAAACCATGGATCCCCAACAACGGCTGTTTTTGGAACAGGCTTGGACGGCTTTAGAACAGGCTGGATATAGCTCAGATCACTATGACGGTCGCATTGGCGTTTATGCTGGGGTGGGCTGGAACGGGTATTTGTTATCCAACTTAGCCTCGAATGAGGGATTTCTGGATGCCGAATCCGGTTATCAAACCCTCATGGGCAATGAAAAAGATTTCTTAGCAACTCGGGTCTCTTACCAATTAAATCTCAAAGGCCCCAGCATTAGCGTTCAAAGTGCTTGTTCGACTTCTCTGGTGGCGACAAACTTGGCTTGTCAAAGTCTGTTGAGCTATCAAAGCGACATTGTCCTCGCTGGCGGTGTTACAATTAATCTTCCTCAAACCGCTGGCTACTTCTATCAAGAAGGGGGCATTCTCTCCCCCGATGGCCGCTGCCGCGCTTTTGATGCAAAAGCTCAAGGAACAGTGATTGGCAATGGCGTGGGGATTGTCGTTTTGAAACGGCTAGCGGACGCGATCGCGGATGGAGATACGATTCATGCCGTGATTCGCGGCTGTGCCATGAATAATGACGGGTCTGGCAAAGTGGGCTATACCGCCCCCAGTGTGGAAGGTCAAGCAGAGGCGATCGCGGAAGCCATGGCGTTGGCGGATATTGATCCTCAAACCATTGATTATATTGAGACCCATGGCACCGGAACCGCTTTGGGGGATCCCATTGAAATTAAAGCGCTGACCAAAGCCTTTTCCCAAAAAACCCAAACGGAAAAATTTTGCGCGATTGGTTCGGTGAAAACCAATGTGGGCCATCTCGATGCTGCTGCTGGGGTTGCCAGTTTAATTAAGACGGTATTGAGTTTGGAACGAGGCTTGATCCCGCCGAGCTTGCATTTCCAAGAACCCAATCCCGAGATCGATTTTGCCAACAGTCCCTTTTACGTGAATACGGATCTCACGGAATGGAAAACTAATGGGACACCGCGTCGAGCCGGCGTCAGTTCCTTGGGCATCGGGGGGACCAATGCTCATCTCGTTTTAGAAGAAGCGCCCCGGTTACCGGAATCTAGCGCCAGCCGTCCTTGGCAATTATTGGTGCTTTCTGCCAAAACCGACTCCGCCTTGGAAACCGCAAGTCGCAACTTAGCCGCTCATCTGCGAGACCATCCTGAGTTAAAACTGCCCGATGTTGCCTATACCCTTGCTGTAGGGCGACGCCATTTTGAACATCGTCGCACCGTGGTTTGCCAAGATCTGGAAACTGCTTGTCAAACCTTAGAAGCGCCGCCGTCGAATCCAATTACTGCAACCGAATCGCGTCGTGCCATTACCTTTTTATTCCCTGGACAAGGGGCGCAACACCTGAATATGGGTTGGGAATTGTACCAACAGGAACCAATCTTTCGCGAGACCTTTGATTACTGTGCCCAATTCCTGCAACTGCATCTGGGATGCGATTTGCGGTCGCTGGTTTATCCCCCTGATTCAGATACCGAGACCGCTACAGACAAGTTGACCCAAACTGAAATTGCTCAGCCCGCTTTGTTTTCCGTGGAGTACGCGATCGCGCAATTATGGATGTCTTGGGGAATTGTTCCCGAAGCGATGATCGGTCATAGCATTGGCGAGTATGTGGCAGCTTGTTTGGCAGGAGTCTTTTCCTTGGAAGATGCACTAACCCTGGTGGCAAATCGCGGACGGCTCATGCAGACGCTTCCCGGCGGCGCCATGCTAGCTATCTTTTTACCGGAAGACGATGTTAGGAACTTATTGGATGACGACATTGCCTTAGCCGCCAGCAATGGACCTTCCAACTGCGTCGTTTCCGGCTCTGATGCAGCCATACAAGCCTTTCAGGAAAAACTGGACAGCAAGGGAATCGACTATCGCCGTTTGCAAACCTCCCATGCCTTTCATTCCCCAATGGTAGAGCCGATTTTAGACACTTTTGCCTCTGCTGTGGAAAAGGTGAGGTTGCATTCGCCTCAGCAACCGCTAATTTCCAATGTCACCGGAACTTGGATGACAGAAACACAAGCCACTGACCCCAATTACTGGGTGCGACAGCTTCGGGAAACTGTCAAGTTTCGCGAGGGCATTGCTCAGTTATTAGACGATTCCAACCGCTTGTTTCTCGAAGTAGGACCGGGACAAACCTTAGCCAAGCTGACGAGTCAGCAAACTAGCACCACCGAAAACCGCATTTTTACCTCGCTTCCCCATCCTAAGGCGTCAAGTTCAGAACAAGCGCATCTGCTTGAAACTCTGGGGCAACTGTGGCAAACAGGAACAACTGTCCATTGGTCCCAATTTTATGCCCAAGAAAGACGCCATCGCTTGCCCTTGCCCACCTATCCCTTTGAACGGGAACGTTACTGGATCGACTCTCAACAGAGTGATCATGGATCAACGTCCTCAGTAAGCAACCTAACCAAAAAAGCGGATGCCCAAGACTGGTTTTATTATTCCAGTTGGCAACGCACGCCATCCCTAACTTCGGGAGAGCTTTTGACCAATTCCCCTTGGTTGGTGTTTGTGGGTTCAGAGAGGATAGGAGAAAAATTGCTACAACGCTTCCAATCGGAAAATCAGCAGGTGATCGTTGTTCAAGCCGGAGAAAAATTTTCGCAACCGAAGCAGGACCGTTATACCATTGATCCTTACTGTCGCGAAGATTATGCAACCCTCATGGCAAGGTTGCAAGAACAGGGTCAAGTTCCCAGGCAAATCATTCATTTGTGGAGTCTTTGCTCACAATCCAAGACGACGGAAAGCGAGCATTTTAACCAATCTCAGTATTTCGGGTTTTACAGCTTACTCTTTCTCGCCCAAGCCTTGGGTAAGCTGGAACTGCTCGACGATATCCTTATAGCAACCGTAAGTAATGGGGTGCAAGACGTTACGGGCGAGGAATCTTTGCATCCAGAAATGGCAACTATCTTGGCTGCCTGTCAGTCCATCCCGCAAGCCTCTCCCAACTTAATTTGTCGTCACATTGACATTACTATTCCGCAACCGGAAACAGTTCGAGAAAATCAGCTTCTCGATCAATTGCTGGCGGAATTAACTTCTGAAGATGCTCATGAACCAAGGGTCGCCTACCGGGGATTGCATCGCTGGGTGCCCACGTTTGAAGCGGTTCGTCCGCCCAACAGCGATACGGAGTTGCCTTTAAGGCAAGAGGGCGTTTACCTGATTACAGGAGCCTTTGGGGATATCAGCCTCATGTTGGCCGAGTATTTGGCACAACAGGCACAAGCCAAACTGATTCTGATCGAGCATCCCGAGGTGCCGGAACGGGATGAATGGGGACAACAAAAGATCCAAAGCATCCAAGAGACCAGTTCCGATGTGCTTTGGCTTCGGGTTGATGTTGCCGATGAAGGGCAAATGCAAACAGCCATAGAAAAGGGGCGCATGCAGTTTGGCCATATTCATGGCGTGATTCATGGAGCAGAAACTAACCAAGAATCCTCATTTCGTCCCTTCCAGCAAACCGAGGTCGCGGACTGTCAGTGGCATTTTCAACCGAAAGTGCAGGGAACCTTGGTTCTGGAAAGGGTTTTAAAGCAGGAAACGCTGGATTTTTGCATTTTACAGTCCTCTCTGGCTTCCCTATTAGGCGGGTTTGTTGCCCATAGCGCTGCCAATATTTTCCTCGATGCCTTTGCTTGTAAGCATAATCAAACCCATCCCATTTGCTGGACCAGTATTAATTGGGAAGGTTGGCAATTTTGGGAAGAGCGGCAAATGGCGGGACCGGGATCAACAGCTCAATGGGCGCTCCGTCCGCAAGAGGGAGTGGAAGCGTTCCAGCAAATCCTATCCATGCCGAATGCGTCTCGAATTGTGGTGTCCAGTACTGATCTCCAACCGCGCATTGAACAACCGCATCAACCGCAAGCTCCCCTAGAAGACACCAAGCAGGCACCGGGCCATTCCAGAAAGCATCTCTCGCAAGCCTATGTTGCGCCTCGCAATGACATTGAACGCGCGATCGCGCATATTTGGGAGGAACTATTAGGCATCGAGGCCGTTGGCATTCACGATAACTTTTTCGAGCTGGGAGGGCACTCCTTACTAGCTGTGCAAGTGGTTTCTCGATTGCGAGAAGAATTTCAAGTGGAACTTCCCTTGCGAAATCTTCTCTTTGAAACGCCAACCATTGCCGAATTAGCAGGCGCGATCGCGCGACAGCAACTTCCCGCTGAAGATGCCGATGAAATGTCCCAGCTTCTAGAAGAAGTGGAAAACCTTTCCCCGGAAGAAATTGAAAACCAACTTGCTCAAGACAACGATTAA
- a CDS encoding LLM class flavin-dependent oxidoreductase — MEFSLLFFSGDGSSTESDKYRLLLESSKFADQNGFSAIWTPERHFHPFGGLYPNPSVMNAALAMETQNIALRAGSVVLPLQHPLRVAEEWAVVDSLSQGRVGIAFASGWHVDDFVLAPGNYEQRKQEMWQGIETVQKLWQGETVSLPRDANQSVSVQTFPKPVQSQLPIWITAQSEQTFAQAGAIGANILTALLHETIEDVAQKIARYRESLASHGYDPNSGQVTLMLHTFLGEDLATVKETVREPFCNYLKTNLGLLKNLLKTFDMDQLTEDDIDSILTFGYERYLDGRTLIGTPTSCLSTLDQVKEAGVNEVACLIDFGVAFDQVMSSLSYLRQLKDNFQTQPSHQAVVSS, encoded by the coding sequence ATGGAATTTAGTCTCTTATTCTTTTCCGGCGACGGATCAAGCACCGAATCGGATAAATATCGTCTCTTGCTCGAAAGTTCGAAATTTGCCGATCAAAACGGTTTTTCAGCCATTTGGACGCCCGAACGGCACTTTCACCCCTTCGGTGGGCTTTACCCCAATCCGTCTGTAATGAATGCCGCCCTTGCCATGGAAACGCAAAACATTGCCTTGCGAGCGGGAAGTGTGGTTTTGCCCTTACAACATCCTCTGCGTGTTGCAGAAGAATGGGCAGTAGTGGATAGCCTTTCCCAAGGTCGAGTGGGCATTGCCTTTGCCTCAGGTTGGCACGTGGATGATTTTGTCCTAGCCCCTGGAAATTATGAACAACGGAAACAAGAAATGTGGCAAGGCATTGAAACTGTGCAAAAACTCTGGCAAGGGGAAACAGTGTCCCTACCGCGCGATGCCAACCAGTCAGTTTCGGTGCAAACCTTTCCCAAACCGGTGCAATCGCAACTGCCCATTTGGATTACTGCTCAATCGGAACAAACCTTTGCCCAAGCCGGTGCAATCGGGGCCAACATTTTAACGGCCCTCCTGCACGAAACCATTGAGGATGTGGCACAAAAAATTGCCCGCTACCGAGAGTCCCTAGCCTCTCACGGCTATGATCCCAACTCGGGTCAAGTCACTCTCATGTTGCATACTTTCCTCGGCGAGGATCTGGCAACGGTGAAAGAAACAGTTCGGGAACCGTTTTGCAACTATTTGAAAACCAATCTGGGATTGCTCAAAAACTTGCTGAAAACCTTTGATATGGATCAGTTAACTGAAGATGATATCGACAGCATTTTGACCTTCGGTTACGAACGTTACCTCGATGGCAGAACGCTCATTGGAACGCCAACCAGTTGCCTGTCTACCCTAGACCAAGTTAAGGAAGCAGGCGTCAATGAAGTGGCTTGCCTCATCGACTTTGGCGTGGCATTTGACCAAGTCATGAGCAGTTTATCTTATTTGCGGCAACTGAAGGACAATTTCCAAACCCAACCCTCGCACCAAGCAGTTGTTTCCAGCTAA